Proteins from a single region of Candidatus Woesearchaeota archaeon:
- a CDS encoding thrombospondin type 3 repeat-containing protein, producing MNRSSILALIVVALAIVIVAGFFINSSFRDAVSGKNQAQTDSDGDTILDQVDNCPYVANQNQLNRDGDIYGDLCDRCVLVSGEDNFDSDDDSFGDLCDNCPQKSNRDQADRDSDTVGDVCDETPLPVEPVVAPLAEFCHYVDMQGRTVPDRIENRFDLTLGGVVTHKGIFRNACSNINAPLPQAVDWRDIGKQHPISSKNYYCSDKPKNPDGYAANRAGGDNLVKIEADVVCRERLGCDVSTGRCCVALRAENLRCEGTVFKNETFTSCGSDPVTVISDCATMGQYCNAKGTRQGFGPGCMPKE from the coding sequence ATGAATCGTTCATCAATTCTTGCTCTTATTGTAGTAGCACTTGCGATAGTTATTGTTGCTGGTTTTTTTATTAACTCTTCTTTTAGGGATGCTGTTTCGGGAAAGAATCAAGCTCAAACTGATAGTGATGGTGATACTATCCTTGATCAGGTGGATAATTGTCCTTATGTTGCTAATCAGAATCAACTAAACCGAGATGGTGATATCTATGGGGATCTTTGTGATCGTTGTGTTTTAGTATCTGGTGAAGATAATTTTGATTCTGATGATGATAGTTTTGGAGATCTTTGCGATAATTGTCCTCAAAAATCGAATCGAGATCAAGCAGATCGTGATAGTGATACTGTTGGTGATGTGTGTGATGAAACCCCTCTTCCTGTTGAACCTGTAGTAGCGCCACTTGCTGAGTTTTGCCATTATGTTGATATGCAAGGGCGTACTGTTCCTGATCGTATAGAAAATCGGTTTGATCTTACGTTAGGCGGGGTTGTAACTCACAAGGGGATCTTTCGAAATGCTTGTTCTAACATCAATGCTCCTCTACCTCAAGCTGTAGATTGGCGAGATATCGGAAAACAGCACCCGATTTCTTCAAAAAACTATTATTGTTCTGACAAACCTAAGAACCCTGATGGGTATGCTGCTAATCGGGCAGGTGGAGATAATCTAGTTAAGATTGAAGCTGATGTTGTTTGTCGGGAAAGATTAGGCTGTGATGTTTCAACAGGTCGTTGTTGTGTTGCTCTCCGTGCCGAAAATTTACGATGTGAAGGGACTGTCTTTAAGAATGAAACATTTACCAGTTGTGGATCTGATCCAGTAACGGTTATTTCTGATTGCGCAACGATGGGTCAGTATTGCAATGCTAAAGGAACTCGACAAGGGTTTGGTCCTGGATGCATGCCTAAAGAGTAG
- a CDS encoding class I SAM-dependent methyltransferase, with the protein MEKPPIPDPEAQFLEGLVELQYGLDVEKKLRSLSLNVSWAVGWPEKNTAFWNAEAFLWRTKIDGSTRAFITQKLSFLHGKKNLDLGCGSCSYLSSVGLDVSPKMLAFNDECYEKVQGDLENPLPFSDQSFGSTTAVFVLNYVSHLDSLIKEVWRVLELGGTFVVVLSARPINDWQRQKQVWTKSKQEWCEDLGKVFSSVLVEEQQGLLFFTCVK; encoded by the coding sequence ATGGAAAAACCACCTATCCCTGATCCAGAAGCGCAATTTTTAGAGGGTCTTGTAGAGCTACAATATGGGTTAGATGTAGAGAAAAAGCTGCGAAGTTTGTCTTTGAATGTTTCTTGGGCGGTAGGCTGGCCTGAAAAAAATACGGCGTTTTGGAATGCTGAAGCATTTTTATGGCGTACTAAAATTGATGGATCTACTCGCGCGTTTATTACGCAAAAACTTTCTTTTTTGCACGGGAAAAAAAATCTTGATTTGGGCTGCGGGTCTTGTAGTTATCTTTCTTCGGTTGGTTTAGATGTTTCACCTAAAATGTTGGCATTTAACGATGAATGTTATGAAAAGGTGCAGGGAGATTTAGAAAATCCTTTGCCTTTTTCAGATCAATCTTTTGGCAGCACTACTGCTGTATTTGTTTTAAATTATGTGTCACATTTAGATTCTTTGATTAAAGAAGTTTGGCGTGTTTTGGAGTTGGGGGGGACATTTGTTGTAGTGTTATCAGCTCGTCCTATCAACGATTGGCAACGGCAAAAACAAGTTTGGACTAAGTCAAAACAAGAATGGTGTGAAGATCTTGGGAAAGTATTTTCTTCAGTTCTCGTTGAGGAGCAACAGGGTCTTTTATTTTTTACATGTGTAAAATAA
- a CDS encoding MFS transporter has protein sequence MLRHHEFWCRVPGGKELSHIAISITLRFFALSLISLFIPLYLYHELGYSLTQTLLFFIFYSLIFAVFTPIAAAFAARFGVKHAVLFSLPFYVAFLAGLSLLKTVAIPLVVLSSLVGISLAFYWMGMNLLFYHASDQKHRGEEVGKVSFYKILATVAGPLLGGLLISLVGFRIVFVIACVILIGSAAILFLRKETHIRYHFSFKEVLAKDHWKDSFFFMSKGTDSMATSVLWPLLIFFILGDYFSLGIAEAVLAGGSAVLMWIIGKYSDHMNKHTLIHVMGVLESLAWVARAFVATPFHVFAVSIIGAIINGVRIPPLEAVEFDKARGHSVSYFVSREVFICLGRVLMLSFVLLIGSIQGGVLFQAFSGLAALLF, from the coding sequence ATGTTACGTCATCATGAATTTTGGTGTCGTGTTCCTGGTGGGAAGGAACTGTCTCATATTGCGATCTCTATTACTCTGCGTTTCTTTGCGTTGTCGTTGATTAGTTTGTTTATTCCTCTTTATCTTTATCATGAGTTAGGGTACTCTTTGACGCAGACGTTACTTTTCTTTATCTTCTATTCTTTGATTTTTGCAGTGTTTACGCCTATTGCCGCAGCGTTTGCAGCACGGTTTGGTGTTAAACATGCAGTATTATTTAGTCTTCCTTTCTATGTTGCATTCCTTGCGGGTCTTTCGCTTCTCAAGACTGTAGCGATTCCTTTGGTGGTTTTATCTTCGTTAGTGGGAATTTCTTTAGCATTTTATTGGATGGGAATGAATCTGCTTTTTTATCATGCAAGTGATCAGAAACATCGTGGAGAGGAAGTGGGTAAAGTAAGTTTTTATAAAATTCTTGCGACGGTGGCAGGTCCTCTTCTTGGTGGGTTATTGATTAGTTTGGTTGGTTTTCGTATTGTTTTTGTTATTGCTTGTGTTATTCTTATTGGTTCAGCAGCAATTTTGTTTTTACGCAAAGAAACACATATTCGATATCATTTTTCGTTTAAAGAGGTTCTTGCAAAAGACCACTGGAAGGATTCATTTTTCTTTATGTCCAAAGGAACTGATTCGATGGCAACCTCAGTATTATGGCCATTATTGATTTTTTTCATTTTGGGAGATTATTTTAGCTTAGGTATTGCCGAAGCGGTTCTTGCTGGTGGTTCAGCAGTGTTAATGTGGATTATTGGGAAATATAGTGATCATATGAATAAGCATACATTAATTCATGTTATGGGTGTTTTAGAATCATTAGCGTGGGTTGCGCGAGCATTTGTTGCAACGCCATTTCATGTTTTTGCGGTTTCTATTATTGGCGCAATCATTAATGGGGTGCGTATTCCTCCGCTTGAAGCTGTTGAATTTGATAAAGCACGGGGCCATAGTGTGAGTTATTTTGTGAGCAGAGAGGTTTTTATTTGTCTTGGTCGAGTTCTGATGTTGAGTTTTGTGTTATTAATCGGAAGTATTCAGGGAGGAGTTTTGTTTCAGGCGTTTAGTGGTCTTGCAGCGTTACTCTTTTAA